A DNA window from Gemmatimonadaceae bacterium contains the following coding sequences:
- a CDS encoding RNA polymerase sigma factor RpoD/SigA, with translation MAATGNKKSSYEEGSLDQYLRDISAYPLISRDEEVRLAQEIRKGDQEALDKLVRSNLRFVVSVAKKYQNQGVSLSDLINEGNLGLIRAAHKFDETKGIKFISYAVWWIRQAILQALAEQSRIVRVPLNRAGTLHRIGKRASALLQELGRDATHAEIAQGMDITEEEVAKTMA, from the coding sequence ATGGCCGCAACCGGCAACAAGAAGTCGTCGTACGAAGAAGGCTCGCTCGACCAGTATCTTCGTGACATCAGCGCGTATCCGCTGATCTCGCGCGACGAAGAAGTGCGCCTTGCCCAGGAAATCCGGAAGGGCGATCAGGAAGCGCTCGACAAGCTCGTGCGCTCGAATCTGCGCTTCGTAGTCTCGGTCGCGAAGAAGTATCAGAATCAGGGCGTGTCGCTCTCGGATCTGATCAACGAGGGCAACCTCGGCCTGATTCGCGCCGCTCACAAATTTGACGAAACCAAGGGGATCAAGTTCATCTCCTACGCCGTCTGGTGGATCCGTCAGGCGATCCTGCAGGCGCTCGCCGAACAGTCGCGCATCGTGCGCGTCCCGCTCAACCGTGCCGGAACGCTACACCGCATCGGCAAGCGCGCGAGCGCGCTGCTCCAGGAACTGGGCCGCGACGCCACGCACGCCGAGATCGCGCAGGGCATGGACATCACCGAAGAGGAAGTCGCCAAGACCATGGCGAT